Proteins from one Malania oleifera isolate guangnan ecotype guangnan chromosome 4, ASM2987363v1, whole genome shotgun sequence genomic window:
- the LOC131154494 gene encoding DEAD-box ATP-dependent RNA helicase 41-like isoform X1 — MDDGNKLDGWQSSTSAVDVADATVPEAVDNVKERCWDQREALPGEPRCVICGRYGEYICHETDDDICSLECKQAALHRTANSLLPAGCLPVVRLPTTDECFYVRDIDDKTEPGGLSSYQTEFLRRKFEICVKGDFVPDPVMSFSSCNLPPKLLQNMDASGYEMPTPVQMQAIPAALIGKSLLVSAGTGSGKTGSFLIPVVSFCVKFRPERTSNQKKPLAMVLTPTRELCMQVEEQAKLLGKGLPFKTALVVGGDAMAKQFHRIEQGVELIVGTPGRLIDLLTKHNIELDDVSILVLDEVDCMLQRGFRDQVMQIFRALSQPQVLMCSATISQEVDKMVNSLAKDLVFVSVGKPNKPSMAVKQIAIWVESKQKKKKLFDILMSKWHFTPPVVVFVGSRLGSDLLAEAISFTTGMKALSIHGEKPMQERREIMRSFLAGDVPVIVATGVLGRGVDLLFVRQVIVFDMPNSIKEYVHQIGRASRLGEEGRAILFVNEENKTIFPELVELLKSSGAAIPQELNSRCTTIGKGQKKRKLGC, encoded by the exons ATGGATGACGGAAACAAACTTGATGGATGGCAGAGCTCAACGTCAGCAGTGGATGTTGCTGATGCCACAG TCCCTGAGGCTGTGGATAATGTGAAGGAGAGGTGTTGGGATCAGAGGGAAGCTCTTCCGGGGGAGCCTCGATGTGTTATATGTGGCCGCTATGGTGAGTATATATGTCACGAGACAGATGATGATATTTGCAGCTTGGAATGTAAGCAGGCAGCTTTACACAGGACTGCCAACTCCCTGTTGCCAGCTGGTTGTTTGCCTGTTGTAAGACTACCGACAACTGATGAGTGCTTTTATGTTAGGGATATTGATGATAAAACCGAACCTGGAGGTTTGAGTAGTTATCAGACTGAATTTCTCAGAAGGAAATTTGAAATCTGTGTGAAAGGAGACTTTGTTCCAGACCCTGTAATGTCATTCTCTTCTTGCAATCTGCCTCCAAAACTTCTGCAAAATATGGATGCATCTGGATATGAAATGCCTACACCTGTCCAAATGCAAGCAATACCTGCTGCTTTGATTGGAAAAAGTCTGCTTGTTTCTGCTGGCACGGGCTCAGGGAAAACGGGTTCCTTTCTGATACCTGTAGTTTCTTTCTGTGTGAAATTTCGTCCTGAGCGCACTTCAAACCAGAAGAAGCCGCTAGCAATGGTTCTGACGCCAACTAGAGAGCTCTGTATGCAGGTGGAAGAACAAGCGAAGTTGCTTGGAAAAGGATTGCCCTTTAAAACTGCCCTTGTGGTTGGTGGTGACGCGATGGCCAAACAATTCCACCGCATTGAACAAGGGGTGGAACTTATTGTAGGAACTCCGGGCAGGCTTATAGATCTTTTAACAAAGCATAACATTGAATTAGATgatgtttcaattcttgttcttGACGAGGTAGACTGCATGCTTCAGAGGGGTTTCCGTGATCAAGTAATGCAAATTTTCAGAGCTCTTTCACAACCACAGGTTTTGATGTGTTCCGCAACTATATCACAGGAGGTTGATAAGATGGTAAATTCATTGGCAAAAGATTTAGTTTTTGTTTCCGTGGGAAAGCCAAACAAACCAAGTATGGCTGTTAAGCAAATAGCTATTTGGGTTGAGTcaaagcaaaaaaagaaaaagctttTTGACATTTTAATGAGCAAGTGGCATTTCACACCACCAGTTGTTGTGTTTGTGGGGTCGAGACTTGGATCAGATCTCCTTGCTGAAGCAATATCCTTCACCACTGGGATGAAAGCCTTATCAATCCATGGGGAAAAGCCCATGCAGGAGAGGAGAGAAATAATGAGGTCATTTTTGGCGGGGGATGTACCTGTGATTGTGGCCACTGGGGTTTTGGGTCGGGGAGTTGATCTTTTGTTTGTAAGACAGGttatagtgtttgacatgccaaacTCCATCAAAGAGTATGTCCATCAGATTGGAAGGGCATCCAGATTGGGAGAGGAGGGTAGGGCAATTTTGTTTGTGAATGAGGAGAATAAAACTATTTTTCCAGAGTTGGTTGAACTATTGAAGTCTTCTGGAGCTGCTATTCCTCAGGAGCTTAATTCACGGTGCACAACCATAGGCAAGGGCCAGAAGAAAAGGAAGCTTGGTtgctga
- the LOC131154494 gene encoding DEAD-box ATP-dependent RNA helicase 41-like isoform X2, whose amino-acid sequence MCYMWPLWDIDDKTEPGGLSSYQTEFLRRKFEICVKGDFVPDPVMSFSSCNLPPKLLQNMDASGYEMPTPVQMQAIPAALIGKSLLVSAGTGSGKTGSFLIPVVSFCVKFRPERTSNQKKPLAMVLTPTRELCMQVEEQAKLLGKGLPFKTALVVGGDAMAKQFHRIEQGVELIVGTPGRLIDLLTKHNIELDDVSILVLDEVDCMLQRGFRDQVMQIFRALSQPQVLMCSATISQEVDKMVNSLAKDLVFVSVGKPNKPSMAVKQIAIWVESKQKKKKLFDILMSKWHFTPPVVVFVGSRLGSDLLAEAISFTTGMKALSIHGEKPMQERREIMRSFLAGDVPVIVATGVLGRGVDLLFVRQVIVFDMPNSIKEYVHQIGRASRLGEEGRAILFVNEENKTIFPELVELLKSSGAAIPQELNSRCTTIGKGQKKRKLGC is encoded by the exons ATGTGTTATATGTGGCCGCTATG GGATATTGATGATAAAACCGAACCTGGAGGTTTGAGTAGTTATCAGACTGAATTTCTCAGAAGGAAATTTGAAATCTGTGTGAAAGGAGACTTTGTTCCAGACCCTGTAATGTCATTCTCTTCTTGCAATCTGCCTCCAAAACTTCTGCAAAATATGGATGCATCTGGATATGAAATGCCTACACCTGTCCAAATGCAAGCAATACCTGCTGCTTTGATTGGAAAAAGTCTGCTTGTTTCTGCTGGCACGGGCTCAGGGAAAACGGGTTCCTTTCTGATACCTGTAGTTTCTTTCTGTGTGAAATTTCGTCCTGAGCGCACTTCAAACCAGAAGAAGCCGCTAGCAATGGTTCTGACGCCAACTAGAGAGCTCTGTATGCAGGTGGAAGAACAAGCGAAGTTGCTTGGAAAAGGATTGCCCTTTAAAACTGCCCTTGTGGTTGGTGGTGACGCGATGGCCAAACAATTCCACCGCATTGAACAAGGGGTGGAACTTATTGTAGGAACTCCGGGCAGGCTTATAGATCTTTTAACAAAGCATAACATTGAATTAGATgatgtttcaattcttgttcttGACGAGGTAGACTGCATGCTTCAGAGGGGTTTCCGTGATCAAGTAATGCAAATTTTCAGAGCTCTTTCACAACCACAGGTTTTGATGTGTTCCGCAACTATATCACAGGAGGTTGATAAGATGGTAAATTCATTGGCAAAAGATTTAGTTTTTGTTTCCGTGGGAAAGCCAAACAAACCAAGTATGGCTGTTAAGCAAATAGCTATTTGGGTTGAGTcaaagcaaaaaaagaaaaagctttTTGACATTTTAATGAGCAAGTGGCATTTCACACCACCAGTTGTTGTGTTTGTGGGGTCGAGACTTGGATCAGATCTCCTTGCTGAAGCAATATCCTTCACCACTGGGATGAAAGCCTTATCAATCCATGGGGAAAAGCCCATGCAGGAGAGGAGAGAAATAATGAGGTCATTTTTGGCGGGGGATGTACCTGTGATTGTGGCCACTGGGGTTTTGGGTCGGGGAGTTGATCTTTTGTTTGTAAGACAGGttatagtgtttgacatgccaaacTCCATCAAAGAGTATGTCCATCAGATTGGAAGGGCATCCAGATTGGGAGAGGAGGGTAGGGCAATTTTGTTTGTGAATGAGGAGAATAAAACTATTTTTCCAGAGTTGGTTGAACTATTGAAGTCTTCTGGAGCTGCTATTCCTCAGGAGCTTAATTCACGGTGCACAACCATAGGCAAGGGCCAGAAGAAAAGGAAGCTTGGTtgctga